In Nakaseomyces glabratus chromosome I, complete sequence, the sequence ATTTCACGAAAGTTGCACTACAGTATAAGACGTCAGCTATCGATTTCGAAGCTTATAAGGCTGAAATTAAAAGATTGCTCAGTCTTCTACCTCCATGCTATTATGCCACATTGGAACGGATTGTAATTCACTTGAACAAAGTTCATAGGCATTTGATGAATAATAGAATGGATGCATCCAACTTATCTATCGTTTTTGCCATGAGTTTTATAGACCAGGATGATTTGAGCAGTAGTATGGGTCCAACATTAGGTGCAGTTCAAAGCATATTACAGAAATTCATCACTAACCCTGAAGattatttttgagtttACTAGTTTAACTATAACTTCAAAATTCTACTACCATATCCTTTTTGAAAGTCTATTTCTGTTCacttttgcatttttttctataatataattaacATCCCTTTCCAtcatatattaatattaagCAATAACAGTAATCgtaataatagtaatagtaataataataataataataataataataataataataataattaatattggATTCTTAAGTTAATTATTCTTTCTGCATGAATAAAATCTAATCTACACTAAAATTGTGAAACTATTTACAGTATTATAATCAAGGTTTATATGTTCCAGACAGTCTGTCCACTTAGCGCTTAatgatttttatttagtTGCTTCCTTGAGACAATTTTTATGCGCTGATTCTCCCTTAGTTTTTTGGAAAGCTCTTGCatttccatttctttttcctgcattttttgtttcCGTTCCGCTTGAGCTCTTGCATTAGCCATATTTTCTCTGAAAGTGTCCATTATACCCTTGTTGGCTTGTGCTGGGTCGAGTGGGCGTTGTACAACATCAGCTATATTTAGCTTCCGTCTAACCCATTTGTTTcttaaaaataaagtttGTAAAACTGAGAATGAACCATTGACTGCGAAGTAAAGCACTACAGCAGAAGACAGGTTCATTGTTGCTGGGATGGAAAGTAATGGCATAATTGTAAaaaacttcttcatcgttGGTGAAAATTGTTGAGCACCAGTTTCACCACCCAATCTAGTGAAGGAGATCAACACTGCTGCAGTGATTACTTGTAAACCTAAGTATGGATCTGCTTGTGTTAAGTCATTGAACCACAGAATACCTTGATCTTGAAACCCTTGTACCGGGAAATTCGCCATATGTCTTATACCATTAAAAAACCCAATTGCCATAGGTATCTGAACCATCGGAGCTGCCAACCATCTGTTCTTGATCCCATTATCGGCTAAAagcttctttctcttcatAGCTACCTTTTGTCCCTCAGTCATATCAGTGGTACCCATTAATTGCTTGTTGATCTTGTCTAATTCCGGTTTGATCCTGGAGTTTCTAGCGATAGTATCGGAAGACTTCACATACAAGGGAACGAGCGCCAAACGCACCAACAATGTCACTGTGATAATTGTACCCCACCATGGTAATCCCGAATATGCATGTACATATTCCAAAGCATGTTGCACCAAGTCACTCGGCCAATACCACGTCTGAGCCAATCCGATGCTCTCCAAATAACCGACATGCGTAGATAGCTCTCCCACGGTCCCAACGGTCTGTGTAACAGCATCAGCAGCAGTGGCTCCAAGTTCATCAACAGCTGGCAGTTGTGTAGTAATTTCTGAAATAGGCTTGCCATTGCTCGACATGTACCTAGGCATCATCACCCTCCATGAAGGCGTCACTGGCGTAAGCCTGCCAGGTGCTCTGGCTGCTACTCTAAGCGTCGAAGTCCTCGCCAAGGACCTTAGTCCCGTAATTCCCAGCATCGTTTCCGCGTTATCAATGCTTGTTCTGGAGGTCCCTACTTCAAGAAACAGCTAGAGTTACCCTTTGACTTAATGCTTTCCTTTTAAATCTGATTTCTTGTCTCGATGCGATGCTGAGCAATCGTGAGACGAGAGTTTCGGTTGAGTCTTCCCAGCTTCACAGTTCTTTAAGCTTTAAATGTCAAAAGTTAATGAAGTTCCCTTCTAATTTCAAGAtttgaattatttttcatcagTTCTTCATAACTAAGGCAGTCTAGTGTTTTAGATTCCTTGAAGGTAAGCTTCTTATACTGTATATGCTGGGCGTCTATTGCTAGATTCGTCATACACGTGTGCTCAGATTCAGAAGTAGGTTTTGTAACCAAGGTCCT encodes:
- the OXA1 gene encoding membrane insertase OXA1 (CAGL0I06534g~Ortholog(s) have ion channel activity, membrane insertase activity, mitochondrial ribosome binding activity), translated to MLGITGLRSLARTSTLRVAARAPGRLTPVTPSWRVMMPRYMSSNGKPISEITTQLPAVDELGATAADAVTQTVGTVGELSTHVGYLESIGLAQTWYWPSDLVQHALEYVHAYSGLPWWGTIITVTLLVRLALVPLYVKSSDTIARNSRIKPELDKINKQLMGTTDMTEGQKVAMKRKKLLADNGIKNRWLAAPMVQIPMAIGFFNGIRHMANFPVQGFQDQGILWFNDLTQADPYLGLQVITAAVLISFTRLGGETGAQQFSPTMKKFFTIMPLLSIPATMNLSSAVVLYFAVNGSFSVLQTLFLRNKWVRRKLNIADVVQRPLDPAQANKGIMDTFRENMANARAQAERKQKMQEKEMEMQELSKKLRENQRIKIVSRKQLNKNH